The nucleotide sequence GCGGCGCGATAGACCTGCCAGCGCGCCAGATACCCCGGGCGCGGGGCGGCTTCGGGGTAGTGGCTCAACCCCCGGCGCGCGGCCCGCCACCCCAGGTCCAGGGCCTGGCAGGGTGCGCATTGGGCCAGGTGACTTTCCAGGGCCGCGCGTTGCTCCGGGGTGAGGGCCTCTTGCTCCAGAATCCAGGTGGCATAGGGTTCATGCATGGGACGGCTCCTCGAGTGTGGCCAGTTCGGCGCGATAAGCCTGGGCCAGGGCTCGCCGGGCACGGAACAGGCGGCTCTTGACCGCGCTTTCGCTGAGGCGGAGGGCCTGGGCCATCTCGCGGTACGATGCGCCCTCCCAGTAGCGCAGCAGGATCAGCGCGCGTTCTAGGGGAGGGAGTTGCCCCACCAGCCGGCGGATGCGTTCCCGCTCCTCCTGGGCCAGGAGGTGTTCTTCGGGCGTGAGGGTCTCTGCCGGAAGCGCTTCGCTCCAGGGGGCCCTGGCTCGGCGACGGCGTAATCGGTCAATGGCGTGATGGGCCGCGATGCTCAGCAGCCAGGTGCGGAAAGAGCGTGATGGGTCGTATCTCTTCAGGTTCCGGTAAGCCCGCCAGAAGGCCTCTTGCGTGGCCTCCTCCGCTTCGTCGGGGTCCTCCAGCAGGCTCAGGCAAAGGGTGTACACCCGCCGGTAATAGCGCGCCACCAGCCTGTCGAAGGCTTCGGTATCGCCCTGACAGGCCCGGAGCACCTCGGCTTGCTCCTCAGGGGTGGACGCGGCGTGGGGTATGGACATCATGGCTCCGTGGAGAAGGATTTTCATAGTTTTCTACGCCCTTCGGCGGCAAAAGTTGCACGGAAGAGTGGCACCTGGGGAGGGTTATTGTACAATTTAACCGCCTGGAGCGGGGCTGTTTCTGGACCTTGTGAGACCTTCCCGCTCTCCGATTTGTCCCTCATCCCTTGCTGCATACTGACTCCGGAGAAAGCCCATGTCTCAGGTCTTCGTTTCCCATCACCCCCTCATTGAACACAAACTCACCCTCTTGCGGGATAAACGCATCGACTCTACCCGGTTTCGGCAACTGGTGCGCGAAATCGCCACGCTGCTCACTTATGAGGCCACCCGCGATCTGGCCACCGAGCCTCTGGAAGTGGAAACGCCCCTGATGAAGGCCCAGGGCGTGCAATTGCGGGATCGCATCGGTCTGGTGCCTATCCTGCGGGCCGGGCTGGGCATGGTGGAGGGCGTGTGGGCCCTGTTGCCCTCGGCGCAGGTGTGGCACATCGGCCTCTACCGCGATGAGCGTACCTTGAAGCCGGTGGAATATTACAACAAATTCCCCGTGGAGCCGACGGTGTCGCTGTGCCTGATTCTTGACCCCATGCTGGCCACCGGAGGCTCTGCCGTGGCCACGGCGGATATCCTCAAGCGCTGGGGCGTGAAGCGCATCAAGTTCGTCGGGCTGATCGGCGCGCCGGAAGGCATCGCGTTGATGCAAGAACGCCACCCGGACATCCCCATCCATCTGGCGGCGGTGGACGAGCGGCTCAACGAGCGCGGGTACATTCTGCCCGGCTTGGGTGATGCGGGAGACCGTCAGTTCGGCACGGGGTGAGAGGGTCTTAGGCGGCGAACCACCAATCCTCGCCCTCGATCAGCCCTTGCGCTTTCAGGCGCTGGCGGATCAGAGCCCGGGCCCCGGCGGCGCCCACGGCGGCCACCAGGGCGGGGTGGTGAGCCTCGGCCCACAACTTGGAGAGGGCTTCCGGCGCGTGGACGGGGAGGCCGTGGCGGGTGCGCCCGATTTTTCTGGGGTCGATGTCGATGTAAGCGCGCAGGGGCACGCCGAAGGACAGGAGCATCCGCCCTAAGCGGCGTCCGGTGGGCCCGGCGCCCCAGAGGAACACGGCATCCCGGTCGGTCAGCGGCCCGTGGGCCAGGTAGAAGGCCTTGGCCCGCTGCAAGTTCTCGGTGGTGCAGCGGGGGTCAATGCGCGTGAGGCGATTGGGCCGCTCGCGCCAGCGCAGCAGCACCTGAGGGATCTTGCCGAAGCGGGCGCCAGCCAGGTACAGGCGCAGCCACAAGTCGTAATCTTCCGGCCATCCGGGGTCACGATAGCCGCCCACGGAAAGCACCACCTCACGGCGGAAGACCACGCTGGGGTGGGTGAGGGGGCTTTCGACGAAGATTTCCCGCCGGATGGCCGCATCGTCGAGCAGGGCGTTTTGCCAGGCTAAGTAGCGCCGCAGGCCCTGCCCCACCCGGTGCGGGGGGAAGGGCTCCACCTGGCAGCCCACCACGGCCACCTGAGGATGCGCTTCCAGAAAGGACACCTGGGCAGCCAGCCGTTGGGGCAGGGCGATGTCGTCGGCGTCCATCCGGGCCACCAGGGGCGCGCGGCACAGGGCCAGGCCGGCCTGAAGGGCGGCGACCACCCCGTGATGAGGGCGACGCACTACCCGCAGCCGCGGCTCCCGCGTGGCCCAGGCCGCCAACAGGCGCGGGGTGCTGTCCGTGGAGCCGTCGTCGATGGCCACGATCTCGAAGTCCTGGAAGGTCTGCCGCCGCAGGCTTTCCAGGGCCTCGTGCAGCGTGTCTTCGGCGTTGAAGACGGGAAGCAGCACCGAGAGCCGGGGACGTTTGGCCTTCATCTTTCCCATGCCTCTTTGTCCTTTGCGGGTTTTCCGGATACAATGGGCGCACATGGGCGTCACGCCCTGGTGGCTGCGGCGCCTTTATGCCCCCCGCCATTTCTCCGTGGAAGGAGGGACCTATGACGACCATCACTTTTCAGGAATGGCTCCTCGTCGCAGCGAGTTTCCTGCCGCGCCTCATCATGGCGCTGGTGCTCTTCGTGGCCGGATTGGTGGTTTCGGGTTGGCTGGGAAAGGCTTTGGGCGTTTTGCTGCGCCGCCGTAAGACGGACCCGGAAGTGATCCTGCTTTTGCAGCAACTCACCCGCTGGGGGCTGATGGCCCTGTTCACTGTGGTGGCCTTGCAGCAGGTGGGCTTTGATATGACGGCCTTCCTCACCGGTTTGGGGGTGCTGGGCTTCACCGTGGGCTTTGCCATTCAGGATGTGAGCAAGAACTTCGTGGCTGGGGTTTTGCTGTTGTTGCAGCAGCCTTTTGACATCGGCGACGCCATCCAGGTGGGCGATTACGCCGGGGTGGTGTTGAACATCAACCTGCGGGCCACCGAGATGCGTACCTGGGACGGCCGGCGGGTCTACATCCCCAACGCCGATGTGTACACCCAGGCGATCATCAACTACACCCGCACCCAGGCCCGCCGCATCGAGATCACGGTGGGCGTGGCCTATGACACGGATCTGACCCAAGCCCGTGAGGCGGCGCTGGAAGCCGTGCGTTCGGTGCCCGGCGTGCAGGAGGACCCTGCTCCCACCGTCGTTTTCCACACCTTTGGCGAGTCCTCCATTGACTTTACCGTGTACTTCTGGATCGACCCCAAAGAGACCGGTCTTTGGGAGGCCAAGAGCGCCGCGGTCCAGGTTGTTCATCGGGTGTTCCAGGAGAAGGGCATCGAGATTCCCTTCCCCATCCGGACGGTGTATCTGCACCAGTGAGGCGACTTGAGCGGTAAAGCCGCTCAAGTCGTCTGTTCTTCTCGAAAGCCCGGCTCGTGGAACTTCTCCACCTGATAGGTCCATACCTGCAAGGGTTGGGTCAACCAGCAGTCGGCCGGGGCACCCATTTTGAGGCATAGATGGCTCAGGAAGGTGGCCGGGGTGGGCAACTGATCCCACACCTGAGGGAGGAAGGTGGCCTTGCGCCAGCCGTCGGAGAGCACCACGCCGTCCACATGGGGGCGCAGACGGCGCAGCAGGTCCTCGGGGCGCTCATAGGGCAGGGGCTCCGGCGGCGTGAGGTAGGAGACTTCCAGGCGAATATCATCCAACTCGTCGGGGGTCACCGGAGGGAAGCGCGGATCGTGCAGCGCAGCGGCAATGGCGTGCTCGCGCACATCTTCGGCCAGAGGCTGATGGGCCTCCAACGCGCCGATGCACCCCCGCAGCCGCCCATTTTTGGTGAGGGTGACGAAGGTGGCTCCCGGCTCTTTCAGGCGCGGGGGCAGGCTGTCCCAATCCAGGGGAGGCAGTTTGCGACCATGGACGCTATGCTCCAGGGCCTCGCGGGCCAAGCGCAGCAGGACCTGGCGTTCTTCCTCGCTCAAACGGGCCATGGTCTCACCTCCTGCGGGGGGTCAGCGGGCCAGGCGATGGTAATCGCGGTTGAAGTACACCAGGGGGAGGGCGGCGTGGCCTTTGCGTGCGGCCTGGACCGCGCCGATGACCAGAGTGTGGGTGCCCACCTCTAGCGTCTGGGCCACCCGGCAATCGAGATAGGCCAGCCCCTCGGCGAGCAGCGGCGCGCCGGTGACCAGGGTCAGGGTCTCCACACCGTGAAAGCGCTCCGGCCCCTCGACCTGACCGGCGAAACGCTCGGACAGGTCGGCCTGGTGTTCGGCCAGGATGGTCACGCCGAAGAAACCGGCTTCCAGCACGGCCTGGCGCGTTTGCGCGTCGCGCGCCAGGGAGACCAGAACGTAAGGCGGATCCAGGGAGACCGAGGTCAGCGAACTGACCGTCATGCCGTAGGGCTGTCCCTGGTAGAGGGTGCTGACCACGGTCACTCCGCTGGCCCAGCGACGCATGGCCTGACGCAGCGCCTCGGGCAAGGGAAGCGTCATGAGCAAAGCCTCCTGAGCGGGGGTGTGTTCATCTTAGCGCAGGTCGGGGAGGGCGTCAAGCGTTTGCGGATTTGGCTTTCTCGTTGTATACTCTTAGCAACTCACCCAGCAAAGCGGAGGTCGCAATGGAGGTCACCGTCTCGCGTGAAGCCCTGGCCCGTGGGTTGAACATCGTTTCTCGGGCCGTCGCCACCCGCAGCACGCTGCCCGTGCTGGCCAATGTGCTCCTGGCCACCGACGAGGGGCGTTTGCGTCTTTCGGCCACCAATCTGGAGATGGCGATCACGTGCTGGATTCCGGCCAAGGTGGCTGAGGAGGGGGCCATCACCGTCCCGGCGCGCACCTTCAACGACCTGGTGAGCACCTTCCCCAACGAAGGCGTGACCCTGAAGGTGGAGGAAGGCTCGGTAACCCTGGATGTGCGTTGCGCCTCCTCCCACACCGACATTCGGGGCATCGACGCCGATGAGTTCCCGCCCCTGCCGGTGCCCGATTTTAGCGACGGCGTGCGGCTGCTGGTGGAAGACTTCCGCGAGATGGTGCAACAGGTGGCCTTTGCCGCGTCCACCGACGATGCGCGGCCGGTGTTGACCGGCGTCCTGCTGCGGGTACGGGGGGATCAGATGACCCTGGCGGCCTCGGACGGCTATCGCC is from Anaerolineae bacterium and encodes:
- a CDS encoding sigma-70 family RNA polymerase sigma factor, with translation MKILLHGAMMSIPHAASTPEEQAEVLRACQGDTEAFDRLVARYYRRVYTLCLSLLEDPDEAEEATQEAFWRAYRNLKRYDPSRSFRTWLLSIAAHHAIDRLRRRRARAPWSEALPAETLTPEEHLLAQEERERIRRLVGQLPPLERALILLRYWEGASYREMAQALRLSESAVKSRLFRARRALAQAYRAELATLEEPSHA
- the upp gene encoding uracil phosphoribosyltransferase, which encodes MSQVFVSHHPLIEHKLTLLRDKRIDSTRFRQLVREIATLLTYEATRDLATEPLEVETPLMKAQGVQLRDRIGLVPILRAGLGMVEGVWALLPSAQVWHIGLYRDERTLKPVEYYNKFPVEPTVSLCLILDPMLATGGSAVATADILKRWGVKRIKFVGLIGAPEGIALMQERHPDIPIHLAAVDERLNERGYILPGLGDAGDRQFGTG
- a CDS encoding glycosyltransferase, coding for MKAKRPRLSVLLPVFNAEDTLHEALESLRRQTFQDFEIVAIDDGSTDSTPRLLAAWATREPRLRVVRRPHHGVVAALQAGLALCRAPLVARMDADDIALPQRLAAQVSFLEAHPQVAVVGCQVEPFPPHRVGQGLRRYLAWQNALLDDAAIRREIFVESPLTHPSVVFRREVVLSVGGYRDPGWPEDYDLWLRLYLAGARFGKIPQVLLRWRERPNRLTRIDPRCTTENLQRAKAFYLAHGPLTDRDAVFLWGAGPTGRRLGRMLLSFGVPLRAYIDIDPRKIGRTRHGLPVHAPEALSKLWAEAHHPALVAAVGAAGARALIRQRLKAQGLIEGEDWWFAA
- a CDS encoding mechanosensitive ion channel; translated protein: MTTITFQEWLLVAASFLPRLIMALVLFVAGLVVSGWLGKALGVLLRRRKTDPEVILLLQQLTRWGLMALFTVVALQQVGFDMTAFLTGLGVLGFTVGFAIQDVSKNFVAGVLLLLQQPFDIGDAIQVGDYAGVVLNINLRATEMRTWDGRRVYIPNADVYTQAIINYTRTQARRIEITVGVAYDTDLTQAREAALEAVRSVPGVQEDPAPTVVFHTFGESSIDFTVYFWIDPKETGLWEAKSAAVQVVHRVFQEKGIEIPFPIRTVYLHQ
- the amrA gene encoding AmmeMemoRadiSam system protein A, translated to MARLSEEERQVLLRLAREALEHSVHGRKLPPLDWDSLPPRLKEPGATFVTLTKNGRLRGCIGALEAHQPLAEDVREHAIAAALHDPRFPPVTPDELDDIRLEVSYLTPPEPLPYERPEDLLRRLRPHVDGVVLSDGWRKATFLPQVWDQLPTPATFLSHLCLKMGAPADCWLTQPLQVWTYQVEKFHEPGFREEQTT
- a CDS encoding flavin reductase family protein — encoded protein: MTLPLPEALRQAMRRWASGVTVVSTLYQGQPYGMTVSSLTSVSLDPPYVLVSLARDAQTRQAVLEAGFFGVTILAEHQADLSERFAGQVEGPERFHGVETLTLVTGAPLLAEGLAYLDCRVAQTLEVGTHTLVIGAVQAARKGHAALPLVYFNRDYHRLAR